The genomic DNA gttttttttggtttttttctgtCTGAAAGCCTTTAAGATGGGGCTACACGCGCCACGGCCACCATGAGTCTTTTACATTAGATCCAGGTAGAAAGAGTGGGGTTTGGCATGCAAAACCAATACCATCATCAATACAGGAAATGCTGGCGTTTAACCAAGTGTTGCATGCTCGTTGGCATGGTAAATGCCAAATGGTgtgttatttgttgttgttcaatcttttttattttttatttttggtgagaTGTCATAAAATTGTGTACACAAACACAATGGCTTACTTGGATTACTCAATTGGGTTGGTGTTTTACCTCCATTGTTTTCTTTGAAATGGGTGTAATTATCAATAAAGCAAGGTATGTTAGTGACATCGGAACAGATAAATGAGTGTTGGAGTAAAAGGCagtttattgttattattttgcgCACTTTCTGTAGTTAGAATAGTATTCTGGGTGCAACAATGTGTTGAAATTGTCTAATAGATTTTGATAACATGAATAGGAGCTCATGTGATGTGTAATAGTTGTATATGGGGAATTTATGCTGAAACAATTGCTTAATGAGCCTAATGGGGAGATGCTTTTCCATTTTACCTTCCAATTGTTGTTGTTTATCTTCTCCCCACATACACACACAGAAAGAAAACCAATTTTTCCCTATGGTGAAAGAATAACTGATTCGCTAGGTCTACTTATTTAGTTTGGACAATAATATGGCTGTGGGTGTCATTTGACGGATTGATGGTTCTGGGTGCAAAATTGAAGAAACCCATATGCCACACGGAAGACTTCCTTATATGGAGTTATCAGTAGCTTATGATGTTGAGCATACGTGTTCTACACAGAGGATTCGGCACGAGCTGTGGCCACTGGAGGAAATTGATCCAAAGAAGGCAAAGTTCCCATGTTGTTTAGTTTGGACTCCACTCCCAGTAGTCTCGTGGTTGGCGCCTTTCATTGGGCATGTTGGCATTTGCCGGGAGGACGGAGCTATTTTAGACTTCTCAGGATCCAATTTCGTAAATGTTGATGATTTTGCATTTGGTGCTGTAGCAAGATATCTTCAGCTTGATAGAGAACAGGTACTGTCGATATTCTGCCCCATTGTGTACTATTTTGGTGCTTTAGCAAGATACCTCTTTGGAGCTCATGTGATGTGTAAAGAGTTAATGTTGACTGTTTAGACTTTAGagctatctatctatctatctctCTATGGATCAATTGACAATTTTGTTGTGGAATCTGAATGTTATTGCAGTGCTGCTTTCCCCCAAACCTATCTGGGCACACCTGCAAGAATGGCTACAGGCATGCAGAGTATGGAACATCAATCACATGGGATGATGCCATACGGTCAAGTATGCGTTACTTTGAGCATAAATCCTACAACCTCTTTACATGCAACTGCCACTCATTTATTGCCAACTGCCTTAATCGGCTCTGCTATGGTGGATCAATGAGTTGGAATATGATAAATGTGGCAGCTCTTATACTATATAAGGGGCATTGGGTTGATAGCATGTCAATCTTAAGATCATTCCTCCCCTTTATGGTGGTGCTATGCCTCGGTGTTGCCATTGTCGGGTGGCCGTTCTTGATCGGGCTGCTATCCTTCTCTATCCTCCTTATTGGGTGGTTTCTTATGGGAACTTATTGTGTCAAAAACTTGTTAGAATGCTAGTTCATAAGAGTTGTTCAAAGGAACTAGATATGTAGAATGGGTGTTGAAACAATCGAAAAGGAGTTATGTAAGTTTTTTGGGAGTCTTTGTTATCAAAAGTCATGCTAGCCAGCATAAAGAAACTGTTTCAAGTGTCGATTATCAGTTTAAGGATAATTGAATATTCAGCACCattatcctctctctctctttctctctctccttggcCTTAAAAATTTTGAACGTGGTAGATTTGATTATTCTATTTGGACACTGGAACTGGAGTGACTTAAGGGGGCAGGATGCTTGCACCTGTGAGAAGCAGGGACAAAATAATTGACATCTGAAACAATCTTGGATAGCTCCCATTCGGAGTATGtccattaagaaaaaaatatatatattactagtAATGtgatttagtagactgttatactaCTAAAACAATGTGATAGTAgaaattaactatatatatatatatatatatatatatatatatatagcattactcttatttttATCCACTATTGAGCACGCTTAAGTCACATTGAAATCCCAACATTTCTTGCAATTCACATTCAAAATGAACAACCAATCTTGCCACATGacattaaagaaaacaaaataataaaaagtaaactaGGTAAAAGGGTGTTCAAATCACCTTTGAGATGGTTAGCCATTCCAAGAAGTTGATTGAGATGGTCCAACAACCCCCTCTGTCATTGAGAAGTGGTCAACCAACGCAGCGATATAGTTGAGGTGATTTGACCACTCCGAACAAAGTGACCAACCACTCCCTTCGGGGTGAAAGGGTGGTTAGCCACCCTCCGCCACGACCGATACACCATTTAGGAGGAGATGGGTAAGACCACCACCTTGAGGAGTGGCTTCAAAAGCATACGTGGCAGATCCAGGCCGTTCTCATTTTGAGAATTATAGGTCTTGCAATTCTAAATGGAATAACATGTCCCAATACCAAGGTAACAAGCAAAACAGTTCTATTATAAGCAGTGCCTGATTTGACAAAAATCACATAGAGATTTAATAGCATTTGAGGATCAAGACAGGACGGCTCTATCATTCTTTTTCATCTTCGATGCTTATGTTTAAAATATAAGCATTGTCCCACATTACTGGACAGTTGATAAATATATCTCATGCTCCATACTTGGGGGCCTTCCAAAGCTTAAAGGCAACCTCATGCAGAAACCTATCTGCTGGTATCACAAGAACTCCACCATGCTGCgcaaagaaaaagaggagaaaattatttattatatacatGGTCAAGTATTAAGCAACTATACAAAATATATGTTAACCGATTAAAGCCCAGACAAATTAAACTCAAGACAAAATTAGTGTCCCCAGAGTTGTCAGATTGGGATTCTTTTACACACGCCAGGCTGAGACAGAGTACTACGCAAGCCATAAAAACGCAAGCCATGAAAGTATGTACCAACACAAGTACATACATATTCATATTAAAGAAATGTTTGGGGTATCAACTCTTTTACGAACAGAggcttactaaactgatgtatagcttattcattgaaaaaaaaacaaaacaattaataagaTAAATGTAATGagtaccaatgaataagctacACATTAGTTTAGTAAGCCTCTATTAGTAAAAAAGTTTGTACCTAATATTTCCcttcatattaatatataaaagcaaCTATGCATAAACTATAACAGTGTATCCTAGGAAAAGGTTATGAAATGAACTTCAAAACTAAATGAATTTTAAGGCATAAAATCTTAAGCTAGTGCACTTGTGGACACAGATTACTAGTCAATACAATAAATTTCTCAACAATTCTAGCTGGTTCCATGTCATgatggtaaaaaaatttcactaGGCTGAAAATGTACAAGGCCATTATTAGAAGTACATTTTATTCCATATCACATCTCCACAATGTAAAGAACATGCAAGAGAGCATATAGTTGGAATTAAAATACCATACAatatgcacatatatatatctgtgtgtgtgtgtgtgtgtgtgtctgataACTTTAACTTGTACCTCCTTAAAATCTTTGAAGGAAAATGCCTCTGCCATATCCTTGCGGGTTACACCATACTGCCATTGAGCAATCAACATTGGGCAATGGTGCCTGTTCAACATAAATTAGCTGGAGCTGTAACAAATGTTTAAGAAGTGCTGGAAACCACCAGGTTTTTACTCACCTAACATCTTTCCGCGGATTCTCTCCTCTCACAGTGTAACTTTGACGAGGGAAGAGCACCGAAAGATCAGAGTTCTTCTCATCTTTATTAATCAAAACTGACAATTTGGGATCATTGTCCTCTGGGACATTGCCATAACTCATCACGAGGGACAAATGCAAACGAGAACTGATTTCAGATCCAGGTTGGGCTATCTGCACTATACCACCAACCAAGGCATTGACATACACCGTGTCATCGGCAACAGCTTTGTTtctctcaccatttaccttttCACCATCCCCAATGTGCACAAAAATTAAATCATACTCGCTTATCTCTAGTGTCTTCCCTTCTTTAAACCCAAGCAAATTTAGCAACTTAGAGGCCACAACATCAGCTGGTAGTTCCGCAAGGCAAGGTAGATTTTTCATTAAGTCATCAAATTCCAACACAGAACAGCCAATTTTGGCACCAAAAGATTTCAAACTTGGGTTGTTTGTGATTATAGCAGCTTTCATACCCATGAACCTGACGTTAGAAAGCATGTTGGTTGATATTGTCTAACTACATTTAAACATATAAGACAGCAACTACagaaaattgaagagaaaaataataccTCTCATCTATGGTTGGCATTTTAGCGGTATTGCCACTCTGAAAAACCaacacatcatatttttttttagtacactTAATCATAAAACCACCCTCTCTGACGCTAAAAGTATGGGGATCTCACCTTGTCGAGATGAGCTTCACAAGCATCCAGCAGTACTGCAAACTCCCTAACTACTCTCTCATCCTCACTTTCTGCAATCTAAATTCAAGTCAATCTCAATGATCATGAATTGAACAACTTCAAAAGTAAATTGAGGAGGAAAAGAATGCTGAATAACCATGAAACAGAACCAGCATAAGGTGGTTTAAATTGGATCATCTGCAAAGCGCATATATGGGTTTTTTAGACCTATGACAATAATGCATATTTAGTAAAACTTATACCCCTCAAGAGCTCTATGCTAGATCTTGGGCACCAATTGAACTTCTGCATCTAATAGGTTGGATAAACTAATATCCTCTCGGGGAAGATGAAAAACCCACCTCACAAAATAAGTTTCCTATGAAATTTGCTAAGTTCACTTTAATCTAGCCACCTCAATTGCATGGAGCTCATCAAAACTGAAGGCTTTAAAGGCAAACCAAAT from Corylus avellana chromosome ca6, CavTom2PMs-1.0 includes the following:
- the LOC132184316 gene encoding uncharacterized protein LOC132184316 isoform X2 yields the protein MGWRVSSTHLTIISTLSRPKLPVASCPYPMPLPLIAESEDERVVREFAVLLDACEAHLDKSGNTAKMPTIDERFMGMKAAIITNNPSLKSFGAKIGCSVLEFDDLMKNLPCLAELPADVVASKLLNLLGFKEGKTLEISEYDLIFVHIGDGEKVNGERNKAVADDTVYVNALVGGIVQIAQPGSEISSRLHLSLVMSYGNVPEDNDPKLSVLINKDEKNSDLSVLFPRQSYTVRGENPRKDVRHHCPMLIAQWQYGVTRKDMAEAFSFKDFKEHGGVLVIPADRFLHEVAFKLWKAPKYGA
- the LOC132184229 gene encoding protein REVERSION-TO-ETHYLENE SENSITIVITY1, translating into MPHGRLPYMELSVAYDVEHTCSTQRIRHELWPLEEIDPKKAKFPCCLVWTPLPVVSWLAPFIGHVGICREDGAILDFSGSNFVNVDDFAFGAVARYLQLDREQCCFPPNLSGHTCKNGYRHAEYGTSITWDDAIRSSMRYFEHKSYNLFTCNCHSFIANCLNRLCYGGSMSWNMINVAALILYKGHWVDSMSILRSFLPFMVVLCLGVAIVGWPFLIGLLSFSILLIGWFLMGTYCVKNLLEC
- the LOC132184316 gene encoding uncharacterized protein LOC132184316 isoform X1, whose protein sequence is MADKPSRALVLYGDGLARFIDPSHNHLHSLASKASCGFLSLPNAPPSESEDERVVREFAVLLDACEAHLDKSGNTAKMPTIDERFMGMKAAIITNNPSLKSFGAKIGCSVLEFDDLMKNLPCLAELPADVVASKLLNLLGFKEGKTLEISEYDLIFVHIGDGEKVNGERNKAVADDTVYVNALVGGIVQIAQPGSEISSRLHLSLVMSYGNVPEDNDPKLSVLINKDEKNSDLSVLFPRQSYTVRGENPRKDVRHHCPMLIAQWQYGVTRKDMAEAFSFKDFKEHGGVLVIPADRFLHEVAFKLWKAPKYGA